The following DNA comes from Brassica oleracea var. oleracea cultivar TO1000 chromosome C5, BOL, whole genome shotgun sequence.
GATTTTATAAACAGACTTATTGGTCGATAGATTTATTTTTTTGAAAACAAATCGGCCGTCGATTAAATAATAAGTGCATTTGGGTAATGTTTTTTTTTTGTTATAACTATGTGTAAGGGCAATTTCGACCAAAAAATATTTTAAAAAATTTCAAAAAATATGAGTCATTCTAGTAATAACATAACTAATTTGTGTCATTTTAGTAAATTTCCCTTATATATATACCAAGTCTTTCTTACATCAAGTGAGCATAATTCACAAAAATCCAGCCCAAAAAAGACTCCAGAGAGGTTGCCATGGCGCAGATGATCACGACACTGGTTCTGCTCATAGAGATACTGTTTCTGTTAAATTATGTGAGTCAAATAGCCACGACCGCAGCAGCTAACGACGGAGATGTGATTCACGTCACCGGGAAAGTGATGTGCCAAGATTGCACTCTTAACTACGACCAATGGATCAACGGCTCTGAACCCATCAAAGGTATTAACTGCTTTCGATAAATCCAAATTTGTATATATGTTATCTATTCGGAGTTGTATGAATCGATATATATTTCCCATTGATAAACCGGTTAACTCATACCCCGGTCTGAAGATACTCAAAACCAGATTAGTAACCAAAAATCGTTCCATTTTGTATCTTTTAGGGGCTGTGGTATCAATCACATGTATGGACGAGAGGGAAAGAGTGAGATACTATGGCAGCGACAAAACCGATGAAAGAGGCCAGTTCGATCTTATCGTCGACAAAGTCCTCTACGGCGGAAAGAATCTCAAGCCTCATCTTTGTAATGTCCGGCTCGTGTCTCCTGCTGACCAATCATGTGGTATTCCGACCGATTTTGGTAATGGTCAAACCGGAGAGAAGCTAGTTCAGCCGTTCATGGTTTTCAAGGATCTGGTGAAGTTTGTAGTTGGGCCATTTTATTATACCACCCCCATGTGTGACACCCCTAAATATGAAAACAACTACTAGAGTTGGATGATTTTAACATTTGGTTAAGGTCATTTAAATTTAGTGGTCCTCTACTATTTATGTTTCTCATTATGTGTAATGCCACATGTTTTTGCTTTCTTAATTTTGTTGATTCTTGTAAATGTAAAATTACAATACTCTTTTTTACACATCATAAACTTCAATTGCAATATGTTTTCCTTGTCTAATTTATTAAAACAGAAGTACAAAAATAAATTAACCATGACTTTTCCCTAATAATTACAACTGACTGTCATTATCCTAAAATAGTGTCGTTTTATACATCATTAAACCAATCTAATTTGTGTCATTAAAAAATCAAATCTCGTGATGGCCTTCACTATTGGATATCTATTAAGCCCATTACTTATATAATTATTAACAGTAATTAATTGGACAATATCTGATCATATCTTAATTATATTTACCTATGTAAACAATACTTACATGCCAGATAAGTTAGCACAACCAAATATGTAAACATCGTAAATCACATATGGTATTTTCAAAATATTGTGGTTATTATGATTATTTAACAACAAACTTTAAAAAGCGAAAAGCGATGATTATTATTTATAATTGTCCTTTCATTTTTTTTTGTTGATAGTGGGGTTGACGTTCGTGTACTCATTCGAGTTTGATTCGGATCCATTTGGGTTAAAGATTTCAGCTCCATTCAGTTATACAAAATTCTGGTTCAGATCTTTGGGGGTTTGGTTCAGGTTCGGCTAACGCATTTTAATTTTTTAAAAAAAAATTCAATTCATATATACTTTAAATTTATCAAAATCTAAAAATAAAGATAATATATTATATATAAATTTGAATAATGTATGCCAAAATCTAAACTTAACAAAAACAAATTTGGTTTAGCTTGATTATTTGGATAAAAAAATCAATAGATATTTTAAGTAAAATGATTTATAATTCTATATTACATATTGTTAATAAAAAAACTTCTTCTAAAACTGTAAAAATATAAAATTCACTTAAGTAATATAGATTTTGCCCCTGTAAAATCAATAAATTTAGAGCATATTATTATTTACTAATTAATAAAAATTTCAATATAATAAATGAGAAAACATCCATTAAAACTTTGAACTTTCAAATTAAAGCAAAAAAAACTCCAACTCGTGTTTGAGCCAAAACATTCTTCAATTTTTAAATATAGTTATTTTAACTCTTATTTTTGTTAACTTGGCCATTTATTAAACTTAGATAGTAATCTGTTAAACCCGAGACAACCGTTATACCCAATACAACACCTTTTTTAAAAAAAATCATTTTTTCAGAAAATGTCAAATCGATTCCATCTTCCTCACTCGAAAACCTAATATCCATCTCGATTTAATCAACCCCAAATCGCTTTAGAGGTAATCTTCGATGAAGACAATCAGTGGTGATTTTTATGGTGACATGTAGGGGGTGACTGGTAACCATCATATAAACAATAGGAACGAAAAGAAAAAGAATGAGTAAGAATAAAATTTTAGGAATGATGAGGAATGATTGTTCCTTATCAAAATTAATAAAAAATAGATTTGTTCTATAATTCTTTACACACAAATGAATGAAAGGAAAACGTATTCTTCAGGAATGGTAAAAAAATTAAGGAATGCTAATCCTCATTCCCTTGGTCACCATTCAAATCCGTAATGATTCTCATGCGTTTGATAAATTCGAATTGCCCATTTTAAATCTCTTATTATTAAGTTTTTACCCAGCTTTCAAAACAAAGTCGTTTAGTTTTTTAATCAAGTTTAATAGTTAACTATTGGAGTTTTTTAAATTGTCGAGTCAACAAAATATAAGAGTTAAAACAGTCAATATTTAAAAGTTAAAGATTTTTTTGGCTCAAACATAAGTTGAAGTTTTTTTTGGTTTTAATTTGAAATTCATGGTTTTAATGGTCATTATCTCTATAATAAATAGATTATGAAGAATATATGATACATCCGCCAATCATAAACACGAAATTATATGATCACCAATATGTTTTGTAAATACAATAATATGCATAGTATTATGTTGAAACATCTAAAATATATAACAAATAAAAAGAGAATATAAATTTATAAGAAAAAATAATAATAATATATGCGCGGGTGCGCGGATCAAAGTTTAGTTATGTTTAAACTTAAAGTACTAAAAGTGATAATTTGTGTATAGCATTCCGACAATTGGATGAAACTAACATTTTCAAAAATATATTTGAAAATTTATATGAGCTGTATATCTCGATGGATTTTCTAACCAAGTAAAATAAATATGACAAATGCTAAAAGAAATTACAAACGTGGTTACCAGTTTTTTTTAAGACTTTGGGAATTTCATGTTTTACATCTATAATCTCTCATCATATGTTTGGAAACCAGCTTTAGAAGATTTGATTTAAGAATATATTTTATACCAAAAACGTTGTTTTCACCAACTATTATGACAGTATATCTCAAATCCTAATATTCTTTTATTCCTCACACAAAGAACATATGGGACTGGATACAATACAGACATGATGAAGATAAACAAAATATATCAAAGGGAGAAAGCATGAAAAAGAAAGAGAGAGTAACACAAAGTATACTCATAATCTGCTCATTCCGAGGGGATCCGAAGCTTGCCAAAGGTTAGAAGTTGCCCAATTTCTAGAGGAAGATAAACAAAACTCTCTGTCTGAATCACCTTCCTCTTCATCGTCAGCCTTCTGCAATCTTCGATGATCCATATCTTTAAACACTTTCCTTACAAGAACACAAAATCACTTAGTAGCCTCCTCTTTTTCTTTGTATTTAAGCCATCCCTTGAAGATATAAATTAAACCTCTAGATTCAGAGGTTTTTCTCTTCTTCGCCTTGGGGGATGGCCATTCACCTTTGATTAGTGGTGTTGTGCCAAAGTAAGTGAAGGTTTCAACGGTGGAGGCTTTCCAGGGGTTTTATAGTGTGTTCTTTCTGCTTGTCTATGGTCATGAAGACATTTTAAAATACACCAAAAACCCAACTTACAAATACTATAGTGTTCTTTCCACTTTTTCTCATTTGTTTTTAATTTTTAAAAGTTAAAACAACTTTTTGTAACAATGAACCAAATATATATCATGTTTGCTAATGTTATTTCTAGAGGATATTCCATTTGAACAATAGACCGATGCAAGATGATATGTTTTATCATATACACATATTAATTTTGTATTTGTAAAATATTGCATGCAGGATTACATAATACATAATAATAATATGAAAAATTCGACAATGTATAAGTTTAAATTAAAGACTCCTGGTATAGGCTGTGGAAGGGCGGAAGGAATTTCTTTCAAGGATTTTACAATTAAATTGCAGAAGAACAAAAAAGCTATATTAATGGTGTAAATGCGTATTAATATATGGTGTAAAGAGAGTGGGAAAGTGATTAAAAATCATATACAAATATAAGTGGAGGCAGATAATGATTGAATCGGGGGAGTCCTATGTGAATATGCTTGGAATTTAGGATAATCTCGTGGAATATGCCATAACCCAAATTGCCCTTTTCCACAAATACACACTCATGACTCATATGATGACATTCACAAAATCAGATTGTATCTTTTACTAAATACTTAATTATGTATGTAACCTGATCTGTGAGGAATGTATATTTTTTAGAAAGCATTATTCTTTGAGATACAAATATTCTGTTTAATAGTTTAATCTGTAAAAAACAAGAATAGAGATTTCATTAGATTTGAAGAAAACAAGTAAGTTATAAGTTTGTGTGAAAGAATATGATAAATATAATTGCTAGGCTTTTACCAAAAAAAAGTAAAATAATTGCTAGGTTCCTTGAAATGAAAATTTGGTTCAGTTTCATTATTTTCATGAAGATCAGTTTATTGGGTTAACATTCTATTTATTTTTTTAAAGAAAACATCAAGTTTATGTTTAAAGCCCAAAGCTCATTACAGGCCCATTATCTGACGAAGAGTTTTAACGCCATTCTGAAGCTCCCACATCGGGAAACTGAGAGTAATTGGCAGAAGAAACTGAGAGTAATTTGGCAGAGTAATCGAAACCACGCAGCGATGAAGTGAGCACAAAGCAAACTATTCTTTCGCCTTTTACTAAAGAACTAGGATAAATGAGTTTATTTGTTTATATTATCGATAGTTTCTTTTATATATTTGATCATTTTATTTATATNNNNNNNNNNNNNNNNNNNNNNNNNNNNNNNNNNNNNNNNNNNNNNNNNNNNNNNNNNNNNNNNNNNNNNNNNNNNNNNNNNNNNNNNNNNNNNNNNNNNTTTAAAAAAAAAATATAACATATAAGGTTTTCTCATTTTTGTAATTTTAAGTCATTTTAAAAAATTCAAAATATAACCATATAATAGTTTTTTTATTATATGGTTAATGTGATTTTTTAATTTTTTTTTTAATAATATAAATTTAAACAAAAATGAAGAAGGATACAAAAATTGTTATCAAATTTTTATTATTCATTATCATTAATTGCCATGTATATGTAAATCATATTAGGTAATTCCGTAGCTTTTATTTAAGGAAAGAATACACACTTCCTATATTTTAGGTTAATATAATGTTCTCTAGTTTTATATAATTATGAAATAATGTGACACCATTAGATTAAACTATACTTTATATTATATGCTCTAGAATTCTTTGAAATGAAATTTAGAAGGCATTTAGAGTGTCACCTATGATTTGGAGTTTTTTTTAATTAATACAAAATTAAGGTTCTAATTTTTCAAATGCTTCTCAATTAATATACAGGGGATACTATGTGTTTACCAAGCAGTGGTATACACCTATTTTTGGAGGGAGTGGGCCCAACAACAATGCAATTAAATTTTAATCATTATACTCGAAGATGGATTGAATTAATCTAAAAATGGGGCTTGTAACGATTTTTAAACAATACTAGAGCTAGACCCGGATGTTTTTTTTGTTTATGTAATGTAATTAATTTTTTTGCACCATTATATAAGCTAAAAAATTAAAATAAAATGACGACAAAAATACTGCACATAATACAAATATTTCTGTAACATAATTTTTCTAATAGTTGTTGCTTTAAGAAACAAAAAAAAGAGAAAATGTGCATTTGATTACACTATGACAACAATATTGAGTCAATTCATAAATATATGTGAACTAAACTTTTGAAAAAATGAAAAACCCAACTTAGATAAGGTAATTTAAGTTGAGCCATATTCGTATTGATCTAATTATTTTTTTTAAAATATCTGTTCAAATGGCCCAACTAATCAAAATCCTTTTTTACACGGAGAATACCGTTCATATTATAAAAAAAAGAAAAGGAAATCTAAAAAAACATCCCGATCTCCATCTTTCTATGTGAGAAAGGCGATTACAAAGGAGACAATCAGATTATGCCGAAATAAATGAAAAAATATTTTGTTGATTCTGTTTTAACGTTAAAAGTCCATAATATAGGATGGACTAAGATTTTGTTAGTGTTTGAATTTTGTGTGCCATCATATATTCAATTTTCTTTAAATACTTAGTGGTTAAAATTTTAAAAAGAAAATGATAAGATTTCGTGCTTGTTCCACAAGTGTAGACGTAAAAAGGAAACATTTTTGTGCTTATCTACTTTATAATAGGCGTAAATGTAATTAGTTATAGGGAAATTATAATATACTGGATTCTAAATTGATAATTTTGTTTTTGATATTTTGATTTGTACCAAATAAATAGGAAAATTTGCAGATTTGCTGGATTTTGTTGTTTGTTTTGAATTTAAATGTATTTTGTTTTTATTTGTTGTGAAATTGGATTTATAAAATAATTATAATTATATCTTTGTTTTTAGATTAGAATGTCTTTATGAATTGCATAAATAAAATCATTAGACGTTAGATGGTGGTGAAATTTAAAAAAAACACTAAGAGTTTTCCTGCGCCATGCGCATAAATAGTATTTTTTAACAGAACATTTTTTATTTCAAAAGAAAATTTTGATTTATATTTCAACATTATTAATTTATATTTTGACTTCAATTGTTATAAAAAATCATAAACGTATTTTTGTAATCTTATTTCTTTTGACTTGGTATAACTATTTAAATTTGATTTTATTTAAATTTTAATAAAGATAAAATTAGATTTTATAAAAATAGTTTTAATTATATTATTGTGTTTAATGATTATTTATTTTAAATATATATATATATATATATTTACATATAAATATAAATTCTAATAAATTTGAGACTTTGTTTGTTTTAGTTAAACTGGAATTTTTTTTTTGTTAATTTAAACGATGAAGATGAACAGATAAATTTAAATAATGTTTAAACATTTAACTATCAATTTTTTTTTGGATTAGTGTTACTTTATTTAGTTTATTTATTAATGTGAGATACATATATATTATTATTTTAATTGTGATATATGAATTATTAATATATTTAATTGTTTACCGTAAATAAATATTTATATGGAAAATTGACATTAATGATGATATATGAGTTATTTTTATTAGTATATTTAAAATCCCTGCAAAAAAATTTAAATTTAATTTAATTTTTTATAAGAAAATTTTACATCTCACAATTAATATGATGTCATGTTACTATTTTAAAAAACCATGTCATATATTTTAAGTGTCATGTCATTTTTTCAGCGAGAATGATTGTAGTGACGACATTTGTATAAATCACTTCGCAAATATAGTCTTGGGGATATGTTAATTTTTTAAAAAATTAAAGAATTTTTTTCAAACAGACGTTATGATTGTGCTTATTTTTGATATTGCAGGGGAGCTATGGTGGTAAAGGAAAACATGGTGTAGTTGGGTAATTATGTGGTCGTTCCAAAAAAAAAAAATCGATGATGTCTAAGGTTTTATTTTGTTTTTTAATATAACTAGAGGGTTTTTCCGGGCTAAGCCCGGATTTTTCCCTATAATATTATTAAATTGAATTAAACTTGCGTTTTTAGTATTGAGTAGGTTTTTTTCTGGTGAGATTTTATTGTAACTCTTTTTATATATACAGAGTAATGCATCTAAACTATTAAAAATGAAGTACAAATAAATTTTAACCCTAAGTTTTCCTCAATAATTACTATCCAATCCCATTGACCTTATAAATAGCAATTTCCATAAAAATTATTACGAAATTGCCTAATATTTAGCTACCTAATAAATTTAGACGATATGCAATCCTTCATTTAATTTAAATCAAAATCAAAAATTCAATTTTGCAATCCATAAAAAACTATAAAATAGATTAAATCATCAGATTAATTTATTGGTTTATTGAAAATTAAATCAATCAAAATCGTTTAAATTTTTAGAATAATAAAAAGAACTCAGTTATATTAATTAATTAGTCTCTTCTAATTTAATTAGTACAATAATATATGTATTTAATTTTAAACGTTTACAAAAGCAAATACCCGTGCGGACCGAGATCTAGTGTCTTTTAAAAGGATGGTTATGCCTGAAGTTATTGATTCAACTGTTATTGTATAATTTTGGTAAGTGGCGCTATGCGGCTTGTATATCTGAATTATTAGTTTTTATCTTATTACTATATAAATTATTCTGTTGAACTTGTATTAATTTGCATATTTTTTTTTGTATATTAAGAAGTTTTTATGTAATACCAAATATCCTTCGATATTATAAAATATGTTTACAACTTATGAAATAAAAATTGAGTTTGATAACTAACAAAGAACATTAGTTTGACCGATGGTCTCCAGAACAACTTAATGATCGTAACGAAAAAAAAGAAACATAAAAGAAAAAGTGATCAGTATACTATGTAAAAGCAATATGGCTACAACTGAGTTTTAATAATTTGTTTGAATATTTTTTTCATGTCTATTTTGATCTTATATAAGGTATGATATAAGAAACATTAAATTGTAGCTCCGATAACATATATAGGTACTCGTAGCTAGTGATGAAGAGAATTGTAATTTTCCTGCAGTAGTAAACTTGAAATTAATTCTCTAAACTATATTTGTGAAGTGATTTTGCCACATGTTTTTTCTACAATCAATTTCACAAAACAAATATGACATGACTAATGAAATTGATGACATGGCTTCCTGGAAAATATGACATATATAATTTCATTTAATGTTGATTTATATTTTTGGTAAACTTATTAGAATATGGTAATAATTCATATATTACATTTAATATTGATATTTCTTTTTGGCAAACTTTTTTTAAAATATGGTAATAACTTATACATCATCTATAAAATAAATATATTCATATAAAACATTTCAAATTTCAAAATATTATTATTTTTGTAATACTAAAGCTTTCAAAAATTTCTACAATTTTTTAAAAATTAAAAAATATCTAATCATAAGATCATTAGTTTTTTATATACCTACAAATTTTATAAATATTGTTTAGGCTAAATTTTTGACAATCATGCAATGTTATATCATTTTTATTAGTTTTATACAAATTGATTGTCACATGTCATTTTACAATCAATTTCACAAAACAAATATGACATGACTACTAAAATTGATGACATAGCTTCCGGCAAAATATGACATGGATAATTTCATTAATGTTGATTTATATTTTGGCAAACTTATTAGAATATGGTAATAATTCATATATTACATTTAATATTGATATTTCTTTTTGGTAATTTTTTTTAATATGGTAATAGCTCATACATCTCCTATAAAATTAATGTATTCATATATAACATTTCAAATTTCGAAATATTATTATTTTTGTACAATTATACAATTTGTATTACTAAAGCTTTCAAAATTTTCTACAATATTTTAAAATTTTAAATATCTAATCGTAAAAAAATTCTTTATTGCACATGGTGCAGAAAAATATCTAGTAATAAATCAAAATTCAATTTAATAAATAAAATAATAGTAAAATTGCCACAGATTTTAGGTCCTTGCAGTTTAGTAGTTGTATTAATAATAAATTAAATAAGGATCAGTGCCTTTATATATTGTTGGGATGATGCTTGTGACGATAAGAACATGAAATTTTCTATCTGTCTTGGCTTGTAAGGATCTAAAGTCTGCGGCTTGGTTGTAAGTAGCTTATATTATTTGATAATTTATTGGTAAATGGTAATCACAAAATCATATATTAATGTCTTTCCTCTCCTAAACTCTGAACTATTTACGTTTCATGTCATAGATATCAAATATACAATAGAACCTGTTTCTGAAGACATAAATAATAAACTGAGCAATGTAATTCTAATGAAGCAGAGTGATAAAACAGTAAACGTGATTTTTAGCTGCTAATCATGCAAAGTAGATAAAATGTTTTAAGGAAAAAAAACACTGAACAGCAAAAAACTGAAAGGAAATCATAAGTCAATACTTAAACCGAAAAAAGACTTAAACATCATTGAAGCATGCAATAAGTGAGAAGATGAATAGGAGCTCTACTTCTCACATCTTGGGCGCTTAGCTTTCGCTGGCCCATCACTTGCAGAGTTCCTCTTACTCTCCTCATCTGCAGAATCTCCACGCCTGTTCGAAGGTTCACACACTTCATTTCCAAGAAAATAATATAACTGCAGACGTAATCTTTTTAAATTATCATATAATTTGACAATAATCTCTTCCAAGAAAATAATATAATTTCCTCAACGTTACTTGTTTATTTATTTATCTATACTCAGCTTTCTTAACTACCCAACAACTTCAACTAATGTAAATAGAGATCCATACTTGCTTTTAGCTGCATTAGTTGGAAGGAGAGATTTTACGTTAAAATAAAAGTTAAAGATCGAGAGATAGTAAGATGGAGAATCAAAGTTGGTCAGATTGGTGCATTCATCCAACTAAAAGACAGACGAAACAATGATTGCAAGTGAAACTACTCTAGATGTTTACCTTTGGTATAGATAGTTTCTCATTTAGCTTCTTTTAAACCAGACCACGATGTGTTATCATCCGCTGATTACAAATTCTACAATGACTCCGGCTATCTTCTCCACAAAACACTCTTTCATAATCTGGTATCTGCTGTATAGAAAAGTGTATTGTTATTTCATGAACCTAACTACTCCTCACATCAACGAAAATGACATGAACTTATAGCATTATTACCTCTAACGTACTGACTCTGAGATTGGTTAGTGACTGTCTCTTCCTCGAGTTTTTACTGTTTTCTTTATTACCTTGGCGAGCCTTTTCTTTTCAATACTACCATGCTTTGAAGTTCAAGACACGTAGCTTTATGTCAAAGAAACAAATACATTTTAACTAATGATCAGTCATGGATGAGTCTTTTGATACAGGAAGTCAAAACACTCTAAGCATTTGGAAAAAAAGGGATCGAATATTTAGGGTGTCAATAAAACTTACCGGCTTGGATAATCATATGAGCATCACCCATCTTATACTCAAGTGCTCCTGTTTAAAAAAAAAAATAACATAAAAACGTGAGGAGAGAAATAGCTCCGACCAAACTCATCGATCCATTATTAATCACATTTGAATCACCTAAATTACACTGTCAGCAACAATAACATCAACCGAACCACTTCGGATTGAAGTATCCGCACGACTAAGGGCTTGTTCGCGCCAATTAGGCTGTGATAGAAGTATATTTTCTGTGTTTATACAGATTACCCTAGCAAGTGGCGAATCAATAGAATGGTCAGCATGTACAAACACACAGGTCCCTGTACGCGAAGATACATTTTTTAAGAAAAGTCAGACCTTTTGAATCCAATATCGTTCAGTAAAGAACATAGTCATAGAGTTGAAGAAATAAACAATAACCCCTTGTTTCTATGCTTAATGCTTCAGCCCGTGTTGTTTTCTTCAAGACCCTACAACACCCAAATCATTTTTTTTTTTTGAAGAAGTAGTATAACTAAGAGATGTCTACCCTGGGAAGGCCACCAACTACTATTGCTGCATCGAGAGCAAAAGATCCGGTAAAGTATAATGTGACATATCTAGGAGAAACCTGGAGGTAAAAGGAATGAATCAATCTCTTCTGGTGTCAATGGTCGACATCCTCTGTTTCTTAGCTCTCATCTGTTAACCGTGAGTCTTGGGCGCTTCCTTGCCAAATCACCTGAGACAAAATGAACAACGGGAAATCATATACGATCTGCCATTAGTAACCTAAACACAAAGCAAGGTTAGGTGAATGACATAGACCCTTTTGAATAATCAAACAATACAGAGAGATGCAGCTGCATATATCTCCGAGCTTAAGACATGTGACGGTGGTCACGGGGAAAGGATTGAGAGAGTTCATAAAAAAGAAGGTGGGTTCTAGAAGATTCTCGTATCAGATGATGTTTTACTCTCTGCTCTTCTTCACTTTTCTTCTCCGGTTCGTCTTCGTTCTCTCCACCGTTGATACTATCGACGGCGATCCCTCTCCTTGAATGTCATAATTGCAGACGTTTCTCAAAATCATTAATTGAGAGGAGGAGCTAGACCGTGAGCGTTCACACAGCTAAGAAGAATAGTCAGCCACGATAATAAATTAATAACTTTCATTGGAGATTTGGTATTGCTGAGATGGGCTTCATATTGGCACTGGATATTATTAATGGCCCAAACGCCTGGCCCGATTTTATATTAGTTCACTTAAAACTTGGTATGACGTAGCATAATAATGTTCTCTGATTGGGGATAGGTTTAGAGGGGAGGATATTCTCCTTTTAGTATAGTATATATATATATATGTAGATGGTCGTTCAAAACAAAACAAATCGATGTGGTTTCCTTATTTGTAGGTCGTGGAGTTAGACCATGATTAACCCGGAGTTCTTAGAGTAGGTTCTCAGCGGAATTTAAGAAACTGTTTCTTAACTTTTAACTAAAAAAGCTAAGAACCAATTCTTAAAGTCCTTATTTAAGAACCGGTTCCTAACTTTTTTAGTTAAAAGTTAATAAACAGTTTCTTTATTTCTGCTAAGAACCCCATCCTAAAAACTTCGGGTTAATCATGTTCTCATAGCACCTTTAACTCTGGTTTTTAAGGGGTTCTTAAGGGGTGTGGGCCCACAAAAAACTAAATACCACCCCTTACTCTTCTTGTGCAAGAGGCGAGTTTGATGTAGTTCTTGTACTGTTCGCGAGCTTCACTGACATGTGACGGTCCGCGATTGGTTAGTTTTTAATTTTTTTTTATATGAGACAAAAAAGAAAAATAATCACAATACTAAAAGACCAATATGCTGAATTTCTAGGGTACCACGTCACCAAAAATAATCAGCCAATAAAAAAGAGTTATTCTGCCACATCCTTGCTACTTCGTAGAGTGAAGAAAACAAATGGGCCTTTTTTTCTATCCCACCCAGCATTGATCTCAACGAAAACCATATCCTTATTTCATTTTTATCCCACGTTCATCGCCACACACTCTTCAATTTTTTCTATTTTTTGAACTTTAACACTCACACTCTTCATCTTCCTCACTCCCATCTGCGTAACCCAGCCGTTGCAACCTTTTTTGATTCTCCCTAACGTTGGCGACCCACCTTTTAACGTCATAAAGTCTCATTAGTGACAGAAAAAATCAACAACCTAAGAGATTTTACCACTATATAAACCGATGGCATGATCCAGGTCCCAAACAGACCTCATCATATCGTCCCAATTTAGGAACCATCCTTATGACTTTTCAGAGCAAAAGAACTCCAGGTTTGTATTATTCCTTCATTGTAGATTCGTATAAG
Coding sequences within:
- the LOC106292501 gene encoding proline-rich protein 3 translates to MAQMITTLVLLIEILFLLNYVSQIATTAAANDGDVIHVTGKVMCQDCTLNYDQWINGSEPIKGAVVSITCMDERERVRYYGSDKTDERGQFDLIVDKVLYGGKNLKPHLCNVRLVSPADQSCGIPTDFGNGQTGEKLVQPFMVFKDLVKFVVGPFYYTTPMCDTPKYENNY